One Fundidesulfovibrio terrae genomic window carries:
- a CDS encoding Crp/Fnr family transcriptional regulator produces MSSSTEQKPAGSACGYSDFLDIMRALPLFSRVPLDVCKVLAYLSTAETFQAGDVLVRQGEHAEAFYYLTCGRASVSWKDGETEVELKTLREGDSLGGLALILGAGSLFTVRADEETVAMTLTREKFQKTVQRFPQVEPALLQALAEHVLGWEERFLSRHPQEFASLGQDFGLTLF; encoded by the coding sequence ATGAGCTCGTCCACGGAACAAAAGCCGGCGGGTAGCGCCTGCGGGTACAGCGATTTTCTGGACATCATGCGCGCCCTGCCCCTGTTCTCCAGGGTGCCCCTGGACGTGTGCAAGGTGCTGGCCTACCTGAGCACGGCGGAGACCTTCCAGGCCGGGGACGTCCTGGTGCGCCAGGGCGAGCACGCCGAGGCGTTCTACTACCTGACCTGCGGCCGGGCGTCCGTGAGCTGGAAGGACGGGGAGACCGAAGTGGAGCTCAAGACGCTGCGCGAGGGCGATTCCCTGGGCGGGCTGGCGCTGATCCTTGGGGCCGGGAGCCTTTTCACCGTGCGCGCCGACGAGGAGACCGTGGCCATGACCCTTACGCGCGAGAAGTTCCAGAAGACGGTGCAGCGCTTCCCCCAGGTGGAGCCCGCCCTGCTGCAGGCCCTGGCCGAGCACGTCCTGGGCTGGGAGGAGCGCTTCCTCTCCCGTCATCCCCAGGAGTTCGCTTCCCTGGGGCAGGACTTCGGGCTCACCCTCTTCTGA
- a CDS encoding helix-turn-helix transcriptional regulator → MRHHDIEAHLRPLISGTPPQGSTRLPYVGAVSCITGHRLRSVSLPHSACVLVLKGQKTLYLGEDSLSVREGDMFLLPAQCEVTIENKPSPRGAGYLALCLSLCPDTVARVAAAYGVPDVPEVFSLHSMRVRTDAPLLGSLAHLLDMAVACPGNERLLSLCMEAFVLLVSERTPCFPALWRAEDAWRARCARLVSVDPARGWTALEVAGRLGVSERTLRRNLAKEGAGLRQVLKDVRLNAALSLLQAGHSNVAEAASRCGYDSPSRFAVLFRERFGVRPSDIARFTAGTAQDLAGSEQTGRGLAC, encoded by the coding sequence ATGCGCCACCATGACATCGAGGCCCATTTGAGGCCGCTCATCTCGGGCACGCCCCCCCAGGGGAGCACCCGCCTGCCCTACGTCGGAGCGGTGTCCTGCATTACGGGGCACCGGCTGCGTTCCGTGAGCCTGCCGCATTCCGCCTGCGTGCTGGTCCTGAAGGGACAAAAGACCCTGTATCTGGGAGAGGACAGCCTGAGTGTCCGTGAAGGGGACATGTTCCTGCTGCCCGCCCAATGCGAGGTGACCATCGAAAACAAGCCCAGCCCTCGCGGGGCGGGCTATCTCGCCCTGTGCCTCTCCCTCTGTCCCGACACGGTCGCCAGGGTGGCGGCCGCCTACGGCGTTCCGGACGTGCCGGAAGTTTTTTCGCTTCACTCAATGCGGGTGAGGACCGACGCCCCGCTTCTGGGCTCGCTGGCCCATCTTCTGGACATGGCCGTTGCCTGCCCCGGCAACGAACGGCTTCTCTCGTTGTGCATGGAGGCCTTTGTGCTGCTGGTGTCAGAGCGCACCCCCTGTTTCCCGGCGCTGTGGCGGGCGGAAGACGCCTGGCGGGCGCGGTGCGCCCGCCTGGTGAGCGTGGATCCGGCCCGGGGATGGACGGCCCTGGAAGTGGCCGGGCGCCTGGGCGTCAGCGAAAGGACGCTTCGCCGCAATCTGGCCAAGGAGGGCGCTGGTCTGAGGCAGGTGCTCAAGGACGTCCGCCTCAACGCGGCCCTCTCCCTCCTTCAGGCCGGGCACTCCAACGTGGCCGAGGCAGCAAGCCGCTGCGGCTACGATTCGCCCTCCAGATTCGCCGTGCTGTTCAGGGAGCGCTTCGGGGTGAGGCCAAGCGACATCGCGCGCTTCACGGCCGGAACCGCACAGGATTTGGCCGGATCGGAACAGACCGGACGGGGGCTGGCTTGTTAG
- a CDS encoding YbhB/YbcL family Raf kinase inhibitor-like protein: MRLTVFILAAFFWAAAAFASDFKLESPDVAEGKNLPASQILNGFGCQGANVSPGLRWENVPKGTKSFAVTVYDPDAPTGSGWWHWVVFNIPASAAGLPAGAGDEKGSGLPTGSVQSRTDFGKPGFGGACPPAGDKPHRYVYTVFALDVDRLDLGPDSPAAMVGFNLNAHALGKAAITARYGR, translated from the coding sequence ATGAGATTGACCGTTTTCATTCTGGCTGCGTTCTTCTGGGCGGCGGCCGCCTTTGCTTCGGATTTCAAGCTGGAGAGCCCGGATGTCGCAGAGGGGAAAAACCTCCCCGCCAGTCAGATCCTGAACGGCTTTGGATGCCAGGGCGCGAACGTGTCGCCCGGACTCCGCTGGGAAAACGTCCCGAAGGGCACGAAGAGCTTCGCCGTGACGGTCTACGACCCCGATGCGCCCACGGGCAGCGGCTGGTGGCACTGGGTGGTGTTCAATATCCCGGCCTCGGCCGCGGGGTTGCCTGCCGGAGCCGGGGACGAAAAGGGCTCCGGCCTGCCCACGGGCAGCGTCCAGTCAAGGACCGACTTCGGTAAGCCGGGGTTCGGGGGAGCCTGTCCGCCAGCCGGGGACAAGCCCCATCGCTATGTGTACACCGTGTTCGCCCTGGACGTGGATCGCTTGGACCTGGGGCCGGACTCACCGGCGGCCATGGTGGGGTTCAACCTGAATGCCCACGCCCTGGGCAAGGCCGCCATCACGGCCAGGTACGGGCGTTAG
- a CDS encoding class I SAM-dependent methyltransferase, translating to MNPSRFDEVASSWDEDPRKVRVAGAVAEAMLRHLPLAPGQTLLDYGAGTGLVSLALLPRVGRVVAADTSLEMLSVLAAKAARLGTDAVETIRWELGEPYPGSARPDAAVLSMVLHHVADTALAARLLFELLPSGGVLGAADLDLEDGSFHGQDMPVEHNGFSREELGAAFRAAGFQDVRFHEVTSMEKPGADGVARSYTIFLMTASRP from the coding sequence ATGAATCCCTCCCGTTTCGACGAAGTCGCATCCTCCTGGGACGAAGACCCCCGCAAGGTCCGCGTGGCCGGGGCGGTGGCCGAGGCCATGCTGCGCCACCTTCCCCTCGCCCCCGGCCAGACGCTCCTGGACTACGGGGCCGGCACGGGGCTCGTGTCCCTTGCGCTCCTGCCTCGGGTTGGACGGGTCGTGGCGGCGGACACCTCCTTGGAAATGCTCTCCGTGCTGGCCGCCAAGGCGGCCAGGCTCGGAACGGACGCGGTCGAGACCATCCGGTGGGAGCTTGGGGAGCCCTATCCCGGGAGCGCCCGTCCGGACGCGGCCGTCCTGTCCATGGTGCTGCACCATGTGGCGGACACGGCCCTGGCCGCACGCCTGCTTTTCGAGCTGCTGCCCTCCGGCGGCGTGCTGGGCGCGGCCGACCTGGACCTGGAGGACGGGAGCTTCCATGGCCAGGACATGCCCGTGGAGCACAACGGGTTCTCGCGCGAGGAGCTGGGTGCGGCATTCCGGGCAGCGGGGTTCCAGGACGTGCGCTTTCACGAAGTGACCAGCATGGAGAAGCCCGGCGCCGACGGCGTGGCGAGGTCCTACACGATCTTCCTGATGACCGCTTCCCGCCCCTGA
- a CDS encoding ATP-binding cassette domain-containing protein, producing the protein MQLGPKLPDKIYKRSLFSWVLTSNLKLQLILLLVIVVTVAIRVLPLEMQKKIINEAIGEQKVHLLLIYCGYYLAAVVSSSALKFVINALQTYIGQEALADMRKKLYAHILTLPINFFRTASPGMIVSSLVTEVANAGDFIGQAIAVPVTNVLTLLAFAAYLFYLNPLLAGLSMVLYPLALIFVPMMQKRSNEANRERVDTGRTMSTMIGETVSGIHEIHGNASFRHENNRFSAITDRQFKVRLRWTLWKFGIKNSNNFFQSLGPFVLFLVGGWLAINGRFDLGALVAFLSANEKLYDPWKELMDFYQSWQDATVSYNRVMEYFAEDCEFTLEPAEARAPLTLPGKIDVKDLVMEAQGGVKLLKGVSVAVEPGQHLALVGFSGSGKSTLALCIAQIYKYSSGQCQLAGHEIADMAKSDLAENMGFVPQHPFIFEGSIKENLLYSVNSRSVDKGLDPKEHEPSLDRLIEVIQQVGLFLDVLRFGLNTVFRKGKKEHLVQKLIAVREAYSREQGEELRNLVEFFDEGRYLEYSSVAANILFGNPNDDAYLPENLARNEEFLTFLREAGLEAMLEDLGRSLTIQTVDILKNVPGADASFFEQSPMQLEEFEAYSQLAERLERGEGISPGDSRMLLTLALRYTPGRHALASPPTGFRRRLLSGRALFMERISALPGEKVTFYRRDNYIHSQTILDNILFGKLKTESPKVMDKVNKTIIMLLIQEDMLERIVELGLDFQVGTQGDRLSGGQRQKVALARAFLKEPPLLLLDEATAALDNASQTRIQNLLDSKWKGRSTVIAVVHRLDTIKGYDKIAVMKAGQIVETGSYKELMDRRGMLYELVHGTKAGG; encoded by the coding sequence GCTCACCAGCAACCTGAAGCTCCAGCTGATCCTGTTGCTGGTGATCGTGGTGACGGTGGCCATCCGGGTGCTGCCCCTGGAGATGCAGAAGAAGATCATCAACGAGGCCATCGGCGAGCAGAAGGTCCACCTGCTGCTCATCTACTGCGGCTACTACCTGGCGGCGGTGGTGTCGTCCTCGGCGCTCAAGTTCGTCATCAACGCCCTGCAGACCTACATCGGCCAGGAAGCCCTGGCCGACATGCGCAAGAAGCTCTACGCCCACATCCTGACCCTGCCCATCAACTTCTTCCGCACCGCGAGCCCGGGCATGATCGTGTCCTCGCTGGTCACGGAAGTGGCCAACGCGGGCGACTTCATCGGCCAGGCCATCGCCGTGCCCGTGACCAACGTGCTGACGCTCCTGGCTTTCGCCGCGTATCTCTTCTACCTCAATCCGCTGCTGGCCGGGCTGTCCATGGTGCTCTATCCGCTGGCGCTCATCTTCGTGCCCATGATGCAGAAGCGCTCCAACGAGGCCAACCGCGAGCGAGTGGACACCGGGCGCACCATGTCCACCATGATCGGCGAGACGGTGTCGGGCATCCACGAGATCCACGGCAACGCCTCCTTCCGCCACGAGAACAATCGCTTCTCGGCCATCACCGATCGGCAGTTCAAGGTGCGCTTGCGCTGGACCCTGTGGAAGTTCGGCATCAAGAACTCCAACAACTTCTTCCAGTCCCTGGGGCCGTTCGTGCTCTTCCTGGTGGGCGGCTGGCTGGCCATCAACGGCCGCTTCGACCTGGGCGCGCTGGTGGCCTTCCTCTCGGCCAACGAGAAGCTCTACGACCCCTGGAAGGAGCTCATGGACTTCTACCAGTCCTGGCAGGACGCCACGGTGAGCTACAACCGGGTCATGGAGTACTTCGCCGAGGACTGCGAGTTCACCCTGGAACCGGCCGAGGCCCGCGCGCCGCTCACCCTGCCCGGGAAAATCGACGTGAAGGACCTGGTCATGGAGGCCCAGGGCGGGGTCAAGCTCCTGAAGGGCGTGTCCGTAGCCGTGGAGCCGGGCCAGCACCTGGCCCTGGTGGGCTTTTCGGGCTCGGGCAAGTCCACCCTGGCCCTGTGCATCGCCCAGATCTATAAATATTCCTCGGGCCAGTGCCAGCTGGCCGGACACGAGATCGCGGACATGGCCAAGTCCGACCTGGCCGAGAACATGGGCTTCGTGCCGCAGCACCCCTTCATCTTCGAAGGCAGCATCAAGGAGAACCTGCTCTACTCGGTCAACTCGCGCAGCGTGGACAAGGGGCTCGATCCCAAGGAGCACGAGCCGAGCCTGGACCGGCTCATCGAGGTCATCCAGCAGGTGGGGCTTTTCCTGGACGTGCTGCGCTTCGGGCTGAACACGGTGTTCCGCAAGGGCAAGAAGGAACACTTGGTGCAAAAGCTCATCGCCGTGCGCGAGGCGTACTCCCGCGAGCAGGGCGAGGAGCTCAGGAACCTGGTGGAGTTCTTCGACGAGGGGCGCTACCTGGAATACTCGTCGGTGGCGGCCAACATCCTCTTCGGCAACCCCAACGACGACGCCTACCTGCCCGAAAACCTGGCCCGCAACGAGGAGTTCCTGACATTCTTGCGCGAGGCCGGACTGGAAGCCATGCTGGAGGACCTGGGCCGCAGCCTCACCATCCAGACCGTGGACATCCTGAAGAACGTGCCCGGCGCGGACGCATCCTTCTTCGAGCAGAGCCCCATGCAACTCGAGGAGTTCGAGGCGTATTCGCAGCTGGCCGAGCGCCTGGAGCGCGGCGAGGGGATCTCCCCGGGGGACTCCCGCATGCTTTTGACCCTGGCCCTTCGCTACACCCCCGGCCGCCACGCCCTGGCCTCCCCGCCCACGGGGTTCCGGCGCAGGCTCCTTTCCGGGCGCGCCCTGTTCATGGAGCGCATCTCGGCCCTGCCCGGGGAGAAGGTCACCTTCTACCGGCGCGACAACTACATCCACTCCCAGACCATTCTGGACAACATCCTCTTCGGCAAGCTCAAGACCGAGAGCCCCAAGGTGATGGACAAGGTCAACAAGACCATCATCATGCTGCTCATCCAGGAGGACATGCTGGAACGCATCGTGGAACTGGGCCTGGACTTCCAGGTGGGCACCCAGGGCGACAGGCTCTCGGGCGGGCAGCGCCAGAAGGTGGCCCTGGCCCGGGCCTTCCTCAAGGAGCCGCCGCTTCTCCTGCTGGACGAGGCCACGGCCGCCCTGGACAATGCCTCCCAGACGCGTATCCAGAATCTTCTGGATTCGAAGTGGAAGGGCCGCTCCACGGTGATCGCCGTGGTGCACAGGTTGGACACCATCAAGGGATACGACAAGATCGCGGTCATGAAGGCCGGCCAGATCGTGGAAACGGGCTCCTACAAGGAGCTCATGGATAGAAGGGGGATGCTCTATGAGCTCGTCCACGGAACAAAAGCCGGCGGGTAG
- a CDS encoding Fur family transcriptional regulator produces MQDAYVLFADYAQREHLKMTPQRRHILDVFLEQQGHVTSEELYEKVKSTYKTIGQATVYRTLKLLSGSGVAKEVDFGDGVTRYERQEGDDHHDHLICESCGKNVEVLDETIEKLQEEVAARHGFRLTRHKMYLYGICPDCQGKGR; encoded by the coding sequence ATGCAAGACGCCTACGTCCTGTTCGCCGATTACGCTCAAAGGGAGCACCTCAAGATGACGCCGCAACGGCGCCACATCCTGGACGTGTTCCTGGAACAGCAGGGGCACGTCACTTCCGAGGAACTCTACGAGAAGGTCAAGTCCACCTACAAGACCATCGGCCAAGCCACGGTCTACCGCACGCTGAAGTTGCTCTCGGGCTCGGGCGTGGCCAAGGAGGTGGACTTCGGCGACGGCGTCACCCGCTACGAGCGCCAGGAAGGCGACGACCACCACGACCACCTCATCTGCGAGTCCTGCGGCAAGAACGTGGAAGTGCTGGACGAGACCATCGAGAAGCTCCAGGAAGAGGTGGCCGCGCGCCACGGCTTCAGGCTCACCCGCCACAAGATGTACCTCTACGGCATCTGCCCGGACTGCCAGGGCAAGGGCCGCTGA